A window of the Isosphaera pallida ATCC 43644 genome harbors these coding sequences:
- a CDS encoding beta-ketoacyl-[acyl-carrier-protein] synthase family protein, whose translation MNACAIVTGIGLETGLGRGQRTWEGLLSGRSAIVRLGEERGFSADAPPRYGAPLARLRTIDDLLDQLIADALEDANLRLPLSEQGIDPSRVGVAIGLSKGDLTRLRELVGWPDHEPDWTRFWPHGAASQVSRLLGATGPSLAPVAACATGLVAALRGLEWIRRGECDLVVVGGVDVSLDPLVIAAFARMNALAKVDPSNPTAAMRPWSRDRSGFLVGEGGALLVLESPALARRRGARSLARLVGGAIGSDAFHPTNLDPNPRRLAELILQALDDGAMRVQELDHLNVHGTATSSNDPLECQAARRALGIQADRVICVANKPQFGHLLGGAGAVELAVAVWTLSEGVVPPTLNTLPRDPVCDLQVVVSRGQPRPVRTALKISLGFGGHLAAAVLRREEG comes from the coding sequence ATGAACGCCTGTGCCATTGTAACCGGGATCGGCCTAGAAACCGGCTTGGGCCGAGGACAGCGGACCTGGGAGGGTCTGCTGTCAGGACGCTCGGCCATTGTCCGACTCGGCGAGGAACGCGGTTTTTCCGCCGACGCCCCTCCCCGCTACGGAGCCCCTCTGGCTCGCCTCCGCACCATCGACGACTTGCTCGACCAACTGATCGCCGACGCTCTGGAGGATGCGAATCTCCGTCTCCCCCTTTCCGAGCAGGGAATTGATCCAAGCCGGGTTGGGGTGGCGATCGGTCTGAGCAAGGGGGATTTGACCCGCCTTCGGGAGCTGGTGGGGTGGCCCGATCACGAACCCGATTGGACCCGTTTTTGGCCTCATGGAGCTGCCTCCCAGGTTTCGAGGTTGTTAGGCGCGACTGGTCCAAGTCTGGCGCCAGTCGCCGCCTGCGCGACGGGCCTGGTCGCGGCGCTGAGGGGTTTGGAGTGGATTCGCCGCGGCGAATGCGACCTCGTGGTGGTCGGCGGCGTCGATGTGTCGCTCGACCCGCTGGTGATCGCCGCGTTCGCACGCATGAATGCGCTGGCGAAGGTCGATCCAAGCAATCCGACCGCTGCCATGCGTCCCTGGTCACGCGACCGCTCCGGATTTCTCGTGGGCGAGGGAGGGGCGCTGCTGGTCTTGGAGTCGCCCGCTTTGGCGCGTCGTCGAGGGGCACGAAGTCTAGCGCGACTTGTGGGAGGGGCGATCGGATCCGACGCCTTCCATCCCACTAATCTCGACCCTAACCCCCGACGTCTGGCGGAGTTGATCCTTCAAGCGCTCGACGATGGAGCGATGCGCGTTCAAGAACTCGACCATCTCAATGTGCATGGCACGGCCACCTCTTCCAACGATCCGTTGGAGTGTCAAGCAGCCCGTCGGGCGTTGGGCATTCAGGCCGATCGCGTGATCTGCGTGGCCAACAAGCCTCAATTCGGTCATTTATTGGGAGGCGCGGGCGCGGTCGAACTGGCGGTCGCGGTCTGGACTCTGTCAGAGGGGGTCGTGCCGCCGACCCTCAACACTCTACCGCGCGACCCGGTTTGCGACCTTCAGGTGGTCGTGTCGCGTGGTCAACCCAGACCGGTTCGAACAGCGCTCAAAATCTCGCTCGGCTTCGGTGGACATTTGGCAGCCGCGGTCTTGCGCCGCGAGGAGGGATGA
- a CDS encoding aminotransferase class I/II-fold pyridoxal phosphate-dependent enzyme, translating to MKADQPVDPLAWLDAEWADWTAQGLERRLTPRRPHGRESSLLDFSSNDYLGLSDDSRVIDAAIEATRRFGTGARASALVSGWTEEHEALAADLAAFEGVETVALAPTGYAANLGAIASVVGSGDAVYVDRLNHACLMDGVRLSGAALRVVPHNDVTRLAEILTRDEGRYRRRLIAVDGVFSMDGDLAPLPKVCALAERHGAMTLVDEAHGTGLFGRGGRGAREYWDVMERVTITVGTLSKALGTLGGFVAGERRLVRYVVQRAGPLVYSTALPPACAAAARAALAIVQAEPERRIKVFALAERLRHEARRAGWVVPESLGPIVPILVGEADATMRLAQELKTKGVVVGAIRPPTVPRGTARLRVSLSARHSIEAVDRLIETLRQAAIPKIGALQEPNQRRTT from the coding sequence ATGAAGGCCGACCAACCCGTTGACCCCCTAGCCTGGCTCGACGCCGAGTGGGCCGATTGGACCGCGCAGGGGTTGGAGCGACGCTTGACGCCTCGCCGCCCTCATGGGCGTGAGTCGTCACTTCTTGACTTTAGCAGTAATGATTATCTGGGGTTGTCGGACGATTCCCGAGTGATCGACGCGGCCATCGAGGCGACCCGCCGGTTCGGAACCGGAGCGCGGGCTTCGGCTCTCGTCAGCGGTTGGACCGAGGAGCATGAGGCGCTGGCGGCGGATCTCGCGGCGTTCGAGGGAGTCGAGACCGTCGCGCTGGCCCCTACTGGCTACGCTGCCAACCTAGGTGCCATCGCCTCGGTGGTGGGATCGGGAGACGCGGTCTATGTCGATCGGCTTAATCACGCCTGTTTAATGGATGGGGTAAGGCTCAGTGGAGCCGCCCTCCGGGTCGTTCCGCACAATGATGTAACCCGGTTGGCGGAGATTTTGACGCGGGACGAGGGCCGGTATCGTCGTCGTCTGATCGCGGTCGATGGCGTGTTTAGCATGGACGGCGATCTCGCTCCCTTGCCCAAGGTTTGCGCTTTGGCCGAACGTCACGGGGCGATGACGCTGGTGGACGAGGCTCATGGCACCGGGTTGTTCGGTCGGGGAGGACGCGGCGCGCGGGAATACTGGGATGTGATGGAACGGGTGACCATCACCGTAGGCACCCTTTCCAAGGCGTTGGGCACGTTGGGCGGATTTGTAGCCGGAGAGCGGCGTCTCGTGCGCTATGTGGTGCAACGGGCCGGTCCCCTGGTCTATTCAACCGCGTTGCCGCCCGCCTGCGCTGCGGCGGCGCGGGCGGCTTTGGCAATTGTCCAAGCCGAACCGGAGCGACGCATCAAGGTCTTCGCTTTGGCGGAACGGCTTCGACACGAAGCGCGTCGAGCCGGTTGGGTTGTGCCCGAGTCGCTCGGTCCCATCGTGCCAATCCTCGTGGGCGAGGCGGACGCGACGATGAGGTTGGCTCAAGAGTTGAAGACCAAAGGGGTTGTCGTTGGAGCGATTCGACCACCCACCGTGCCGCGAGGCACGGCCCGCCTGCGCGTTTCCCTCTCGGCGCGGCATTCCATCGAAGCGGTTGATCGTCTGATCGAGACGTTGCGTCAAGCCGCCATTCCGAAGATTGGCGCATTGCAAGAACCGAATCAGCGGAGGACGACGTGA
- a CDS encoding NAD(P)(+) transhydrogenase (Re/Si-specific) subunit beta has product MTPTMRLMYLIAASLFILGIKGLSHPRTAVRGNILGAVGMLLAIVTTLIGYGIVSVWVVWAGMVIGSVAGVYLALNVPMTAMPQMVALLNGFGGIASLLVAGAELWLQLKETQFEGAASPTAAFGVSTGLSGLIGGVTFTGSLVAFAKLQELKWIDNPQFVIPNRNLVVGLLALLCVTAVVGLSREPTNPLIYAVLCVLALVLGFLLTVPIGGADMPVVIALLNSYSGLAAAATGFVINNDVLVIAGSLVGSSGIILTRIMCKAMNRSFINVLFGTMGGGDTGPKADEVYAGKIKSTTPEELAILFESARRVVVVPGYGLAVAQAQHAVRDLYNKLTQHGVEVEFGIHPVAGRMPGHMNVLLAEAEIPYEVMKEMDEINPTFDFTDVVVVIGANDVVNPLARENNNGPIAGMPILDVDKARTVVVLKRSLSPGFAGIPNPLFAADNTLMLFADAKKGLQEINTALTELVR; this is encoded by the coding sequence ATGACCCCGACCATGCGGCTGATGTACCTGATCGCCGCGAGCTTGTTCATTCTTGGGATCAAAGGGCTGTCGCATCCCCGAACCGCGGTGCGTGGCAACATCCTAGGCGCGGTCGGGATGCTCCTCGCGATCGTGACGACCTTGATTGGCTATGGGATCGTGTCGGTCTGGGTGGTTTGGGCGGGGATGGTGATCGGCTCGGTGGCCGGCGTCTACTTGGCCCTGAACGTGCCGATGACCGCCATGCCGCAAATGGTGGCGCTGCTCAACGGTTTCGGCGGCATCGCCTCGCTGTTGGTGGCCGGGGCGGAGTTGTGGTTGCAGCTTAAGGAGACCCAGTTCGAGGGGGCAGCTTCCCCCACCGCCGCCTTTGGCGTTTCGACTGGGCTTTCCGGCCTGATTGGTGGCGTGACCTTCACCGGCAGTCTGGTGGCCTTCGCCAAGTTACAGGAACTCAAGTGGATCGACAATCCGCAATTCGTGATTCCCAACCGCAACCTGGTGGTCGGCCTGCTTGCGCTGCTGTGCGTGACCGCCGTGGTGGGGTTGAGCAGGGAACCGACCAATCCTCTGATCTACGCCGTCCTCTGCGTCCTGGCCTTGGTGTTGGGCTTCCTGCTGACGGTGCCCATTGGCGGGGCCGATATGCCGGTGGTGATCGCGTTACTCAACTCCTACTCTGGTCTGGCAGCCGCGGCGACTGGCTTTGTCATTAATAACGACGTGCTGGTGATCGCCGGTTCGCTGGTGGGTTCCTCAGGCATTATCCTGACCCGCATCATGTGCAAGGCGATGAACCGTTCGTTCATCAATGTCCTCTTCGGCACAATGGGCGGCGGCGACACCGGCCCCAAAGCCGACGAGGTGTACGCGGGCAAAATCAAATCGACCACGCCCGAGGAACTGGCGATCCTGTTCGAATCGGCCCGCCGGGTGGTCGTCGTCCCCGGCTACGGCCTGGCGGTGGCCCAAGCTCAGCACGCGGTGCGCGACCTCTACAACAAACTGACCCAACACGGCGTCGAAGTCGAGTTCGGCATTCATCCCGTCGCCGGACGAATGCCTGGCCATATGAATGTCCTTTTGGCCGAGGCTGAAATCCCCTACGAGGTCATGAAGGAGATGGACGAGATCAACCCCACCTTCGACTTCACCGACGTGGTGGTGGTGATCGGGGCCAACGACGTGGTCAATCCGTTGGCTCGGGAAAACAACAATGGACCCATCGCTGGAATGCCGATCCTCGACGTGGACAAAGCACGTACTGTGGTGGTCCTCAAGCGATCACTCTCGCCGGGCTTCGCGGGCATCCCCAACCCGCTCTTTGCCGCCGACAACACCCTCATGTTGTTCGCCGACGCCAAAAAGGGTCTTCAAGAGATCAACACCGCACTGACTGAACTTGTGCGATGA
- a CDS encoding DUF2760 domain-containing protein: protein MWKRLALALKFGWRILTQPEFADRAAPLLHAEPEGPDLRILTLLQRDGRLVDFVLEEIDSYSDAQIGAEVRKIHQGCRKVLTDYLEIEPIFTQDESTMVTVPAGFDPNAIRLVGQVSGNPPFKGTLCHKGWRVKTVKFPTSAGLAASANILAPAEVELR from the coding sequence ATGTGGAAACGTCTTGCATTGGCGTTGAAGTTCGGTTGGCGAATCCTCACCCAGCCGGAGTTCGCCGACCGCGCCGCGCCTCTGCTCCATGCCGAACCAGAAGGGCCCGACCTTCGGATTTTGACCTTGTTGCAACGCGATGGCCGGTTGGTCGATTTCGTCCTGGAGGAGATCGATTCCTACTCCGACGCCCAAATCGGCGCGGAGGTTCGCAAGATTCACCAGGGTTGTCGCAAGGTTTTGACTGACTATCTTGAAATTGAGCCGATCTTCACCCAAGACGAATCGACCATGGTGACGGTCCCCGCCGGTTTCGATCCCAACGCCATTCGTCTGGTGGGTCAGGTGAGCGGCAACCCGCCCTTCAAGGGAACGCTCTGCCACAAAGGTTGGCGGGTCAAGACGGTGAAGTTCCCCACCTCCGCGGGTCTCGCCGCCTCGGCCAACATCCTCGCCCCCGCCGAGGTCGAGTTGCGTTGA
- a CDS encoding NAD(P) transhydrogenase subunit alpha, with translation MKLGVLQERRPGETRVALVPAQVPLAANPKTGLEVLVEPGAGLHAGFSDAEYAEKGATIAADRAQVLAQADVLLCVRLPEDSETLVALNGSKTLIGMADPLGNPQLIADLAGRGLRVFALELIPRITRAQNMDVLSSMATVSGYKAVLLAANHLTRMFPMLMTAAGTIPPAKVLVLGAGVAGLQALATARRLGAVTMGYDVRIAAREQVESLGAKFVELDLKADDAEGAGGYAKQLDQSFYDRQRQLLGRVIAECDVVISTAAVPGSKSPLLIDEAAVQGMKSGSVIVDLAAERGGNCALTIPDRTIQAHSITILGPTNLPASVPTHASQLYSRNLVNFITHLSKLGLLGGNSTETDDQIARETLACDRGEVQSVPVRHKLGLPVKTPEAVGS, from the coding sequence ATGAAGCTCGGAGTACTTCAAGAGCGTCGTCCCGGCGAAACCCGGGTTGCCTTGGTTCCCGCCCAGGTGCCGCTCGCGGCTAACCCCAAGACGGGTCTGGAGGTGCTGGTGGAACCGGGGGCCGGCCTCCACGCCGGTTTTTCCGACGCCGAGTACGCTGAGAAAGGAGCCACCATTGCCGCCGACCGCGCTCAGGTGTTGGCACAAGCCGATGTCCTGCTCTGCGTGCGGCTCCCCGAGGATTCCGAGACCCTGGTCGCCTTGAACGGCTCGAAAACCCTCATCGGCATGGCCGATCCCCTGGGGAATCCCCAGTTGATTGCTGACCTCGCTGGACGGGGCTTGCGGGTCTTCGCCTTGGAACTGATCCCCCGGATCACCCGGGCTCAAAACATGGATGTGCTGTCGTCGATGGCTACGGTCTCTGGTTACAAAGCGGTTCTCCTGGCCGCCAACCACCTGACCCGGATGTTCCCTATGCTGATGACCGCCGCTGGCACCATCCCGCCCGCCAAAGTGCTCGTCCTGGGCGCGGGGGTCGCCGGCCTTCAAGCCCTGGCCACCGCGCGACGCCTCGGGGCCGTCACGATGGGCTACGACGTGCGGATCGCTGCTCGCGAACAGGTCGAAAGTCTGGGGGCTAAATTCGTCGAACTTGACCTCAAGGCCGACGACGCCGAAGGCGCAGGGGGGTACGCCAAACAACTCGATCAATCCTTTTACGACCGTCAACGTCAATTGCTCGGCCGGGTGATCGCCGAGTGCGACGTCGTGATCTCCACCGCGGCGGTGCCCGGAAGCAAGTCGCCCCTGCTCATCGACGAGGCGGCGGTTCAAGGCATGAAGTCCGGCAGTGTGATCGTGGATCTCGCCGCGGAGCGCGGCGGCAACTGCGCGTTGACCATCCCCGATCGGACCATCCAGGCCCACAGCATCACCATCCTCGGCCCCACCAACTTACCCGCGAGTGTGCCAACCCACGCCAGCCAACTTTATAGCCGCAACCTGGTCAACTTCATCACCCACCTGTCCAAGCTGGGGTTGCTTGGGGGAAACTCCACCGAAACCGACGACCAAATCGCCCGGGAAACCCTCGCCTGCGACCGGGGGGAAGTTCAAAGTGTGCCAGTCCGTCACAAACTCGGACTCCCGGTCAAAACTCCCGAGGCGGTTGGTTCCTAA
- a CDS encoding class 1 fructose-bisphosphatase: MSAQYSTPAPRSPTILSLAQHLRQVERERPGGVADDLSPLMNQLAFAAKVLAREINRAALAAAAPPQSVQGGTNSTGDDQTRLDVYANQVVLDAFHRSTRLAGLVSEEMDELVVLSEGDRARMILCIDPIDGSSNTEINGSLGTIFGFYRRERTGPGDLTAELIEGRAPLVAAGYVFYGSGTLLVYSQGEGVRSFLLDRELGEFMMCHPDIRCPEEGDSFAANTGRLYEWHPGLQRYIHHISQRDPATRRPYSLRYSGALVADFHRCLLRGGVYFYPSDRGHAEGKLRLFYESAPLAFLVEQAGGKASDGRSPILPPRARSIHQRSSLVIGSAREVELIEKFVAEAEPKTASAWTI, from the coding sequence ATGTCCGCCCAATATTCCACGCCCGCTCCCCGCTCCCCGACGATCCTCTCGCTGGCCCAGCATTTGCGCCAAGTGGAGCGGGAGCGACCCGGAGGCGTGGCCGACGACCTTTCGCCGCTGATGAATCAGCTGGCCTTCGCCGCCAAGGTATTGGCCCGCGAGATCAATCGCGCTGCCCTCGCCGCGGCCGCTCCTCCCCAATCCGTCCAAGGGGGAACCAACAGCACCGGCGACGACCAAACCCGCCTGGACGTCTACGCCAATCAAGTGGTGCTGGATGCCTTCCATCGCTCCACCCGGTTGGCCGGTTTGGTTTCGGAGGAAATGGACGAACTCGTGGTCCTTTCCGAAGGCGATCGCGCCCGCATGATCCTTTGCATCGACCCCATCGATGGGTCGAGTAACACCGAGATCAATGGCTCCCTCGGGACAATCTTTGGCTTCTACCGACGCGAACGAACCGGACCCGGCGACCTCACCGCCGAACTTATCGAGGGACGCGCCCCCCTGGTCGCCGCGGGTTATGTGTTTTACGGCTCGGGCACGTTGTTGGTCTATTCCCAAGGCGAAGGAGTGCGGTCCTTCCTGCTCGACCGGGAACTCGGCGAGTTTATGATGTGTCATCCCGACATCCGCTGTCCCGAGGAGGGCGATTCGTTCGCCGCCAACACGGGTCGGCTTTACGAGTGGCACCCTGGACTTCAACGCTACATCCATCACATCTCTCAACGCGACCCGGCCACCCGCCGTCCCTATTCGTTGCGCTACTCCGGCGCGCTCGTGGCCGACTTCCACCGCTGCTTACTGCGGGGTGGCGTGTATTTTTATCCGTCCGACCGCGGCCACGCTGAGGGCAAACTGCGGCTGTTTTATGAAAGCGCGCCCCTGGCGTTTTTGGTCGAGCAGGCCGGTGGCAAGGCGTCCGACGGCCGATCCCCAATCCTCCCTCCCCGCGCCCGCTCGATCCATCAACGATCCTCGCTGGTGATCGGCTCGGCCCGCGAGGTTGAACTCATCGAGAAGTTCGTTGCCGAGGCGGAGCCAAAGACCGCATCAGCTTGGACAATTTGA
- a CDS encoding DUF7002 family protein codes for MTPWNLERFAQSRPFLVHLTLDLNLEAILDDRVLKPAGELMRASGQLDWLTRRRPADLPLTIPHRADGVRRVWVRDQIPLRPERILFEPGWTLERFVARLNAMVFLWPATSKGPITAGRRQIACYTRRPGPRPLLIWMDTRAVFALNDPNRVRLTTVNSGAPSVRGSRLGSRGESTFHPIETFPGPSWRVVEVAFEGPVRLPETFRVAPVVAIP; via the coding sequence ATGACGCCTTGGAATTTGGAACGGTTCGCACAATCGCGTCCCTTTTTGGTGCATTTGACGCTGGACCTCAACCTTGAGGCCATTCTCGACGATCGTGTTTTGAAACCGGCCGGCGAGCTGATGCGCGCGTCGGGTCAACTCGATTGGCTAACTCGTCGCCGTCCCGCCGATCTCCCTCTCACGATCCCCCACCGCGCGGATGGCGTGCGTCGCGTGTGGGTGCGCGACCAAATTCCCTTGCGACCCGAACGCATTCTCTTTGAACCTGGGTGGACCTTGGAACGCTTTGTAGCGCGTTTGAACGCGATGGTGTTTCTTTGGCCCGCGACCTCCAAAGGTCCCATCACCGCTGGACGCCGGCAAATCGCCTGCTACACGCGCCGTCCCGGCCCTCGACCACTCCTCATTTGGATGGACACCCGAGCGGTCTTCGCCCTCAACGACCCGAACCGTGTTCGGCTCACCACGGTGAACTCCGGAGCGCCTTCCGTCCGCGGCAGCCGCCTTGGATCCCGGGGCGAGTCCACCTTCCACCCGATCGAGACCTTTCCCGGCCCGTCCTGGCGGGTGGTCGAAGTCGCCTTCGAGGGACCCGTGCGGCTTCCCGAAACCTTCCGCGTCGCGCCGGTCGTCGCAATTCCCTAA